The Coregonus clupeaformis isolate EN_2021a chromosome 8, ASM2061545v1, whole genome shotgun sequence genome has a segment encoding these proteins:
- the LOC121572894 gene encoding ADP-ribosylation factor-like protein 4A: MGNGLSDQIFPSLPSFQALHIVILGLDCAGKTTVLYRLRFNEFVNTVPTKGFNTEKIKVSLSAGGKSWRKAAFHFWDVGGQEKLRPLWRSYTRCADGIVFVVDSVDTERLEEAKTELHKITRLAENQGVPVLVVANKQDLRNSLPLHEMERSLALGELGNGTPWHLQPACAIIGEGLQEGLEKLHAMIIKRKKTQKAQQKKKKRLSE; the protein is encoded by the coding sequence ATGGGGAATGGATTATCAGACCAGATCTTCCCCAGCCTTCCTTCCTTCCAGGCCCTCCATATTGTCATCCTGGGTCTGGACTGCGCCGGGAAGACCACTGTCCTCTACCGCCTTCGCTTCAACGAGTTTGTGAACACGGTCCCCACTAAGGGATTCAACACGGAGAAGATCAAAGTGTCCCTGAGCGCCGGCGGAAAGTCCTGGCGGAAAGCGGCGTTCCACTTCTGGGACGTGGGCGGTCAGGAGAAGCTCCGCCCCCTGTGGCGCTCGTACACGCGGTGTGCCGACGGCATCGTGTTCGTGGTGGATTCCGTCGACACCGAGCGCCTAGAGGAAGCCAAGACTGAGCTCCATAAGATCACGAGGTTAGCGGAGAACCAGGGGGTGCCGGTTCTAGTGGTGGCCAACAAGCAGGACCTGAGGAACTCTCTGCCGCTTCACGAGATGGAGCGCTCGCTGGCGCTAGGGGAGCTGGGTAATGGAACGCCCTGGCACCTGCAGCCCGCCTGCGCCATCATAGGGGAGGGGCTACAGGAAGGTCTGGAGAAGCTCCACGCCATGATCATCAAACGGAAGAAGACGCAGAAAGCtcaacagaagaagaagaagagattaTCTGAATAG